A genomic stretch from Halalkalibacillus sediminis includes:
- the refZ gene encoding forespore capture DNA-binding protein RefZ, with translation MSEKNSKEKIMSSAAELFYYNGFKGTSIRAITDRAKVNVSLISYYFKNKQGLLEKMTVDYFEQYLELLEQLSVENSIDDSNQFFNLIEEIIHYKYDQFQFTCFIQRELSLDNTFIREMSSTYLAKEKYYFDEAVEKMVKSYGLNEIEQETFYIQLKSVLNGPFTYANDWQNHYNWDQSGRLFIRTYINTLRKWFPAST, from the coding sequence ATGTCATCGGCTGCCGAACTCTTTTATTATAACGGCTTCAAAGGGACATCAATCAGAGCGATAACCGATCGGGCTAAAGTGAATGTCTCATTGATCAGCTATTATTTTAAAAATAAGCAAGGTTTGCTTGAAAAAATGACCGTTGATTATTTCGAACAATATTTGGAATTACTAGAGCAATTATCAGTCGAGAACTCAATCGATGACTCCAATCAATTCTTTAATCTAATTGAAGAAATTATACATTATAAATATGATCAGTTTCAATTTACTTGTTTTATTCAAAGAGAGTTGTCTCTTGATAATACTTTCATACGTGAAATGTCTTCGACTTACTTAGCAAAAGAGAAATATTATTTTGATGAGGCGGTCGAGAAAATGGTGAAAAGTTACGGACTTAATGAAATCGAGCAGGAAACGTTCTATATTCAATTGAAAAGCGTGTTGAATGGTCCCTTTACTTACGCCAACGATTGGCAAAACCACTATAACTGGGATCAAAGTGGAAGACTCTTCATCAGGACTTATATCAATACGTTGAGAAAGTGGTTTCCGGCAAGTACTTAA